The stretch of DNA GAGCCGCGAGAACTCCTTGAGCATGACGTTCACGATCGGGTCGCCGACGTGGACGTGGGATTTCTCGAAGGGGTTGTACGAGAGCGGCCGGGACTTGTTCATCACCTTCCCCGCGTCGCCGACGACGAACAGCGCGCCGACGGGCTTGCCCTTCTGCCCTTTCTTGCCCAGTTCGATCGCCACCTCGAGGACCGACTTGACCACCTCCGGGTCCGCGCGGGATTTGGCGAATAGATCGTAGATGCCGGTGTGGGCCTCCGCGTCCGCCCGAACGCGGGAGACCGTGTCGATCCCGTCGCTGAAGACGCTCGTCGCACAGGCGAGTTCGTCGCCGTCCTCGACCACGCCCTGCTCCAGGGCACCCTCGAGGCCGAAGCGGACCCGATCGGAGACGTCGTCGAACTCGAGGGGCAACTCGACGAACGTCTCCGCGCCGACGGCGTTTTCCGTGCCGACGACCACGATGTCGAAGTCGTCGACGTCCGTGAACCGCTCGTAGTACGATCCGCTGGGCGAAAAGAGCACGACTGCATCGACACTC from Natrinema salaciae encodes:
- the dacZ gene encoding diadenylate cyclase DacZ, coding for MAGLDDVFGDLFASVDAVVLFSPSGSYYERFTDVDDFDIVVVGTENAVGAETFVELPLEFDDVSDRVRFGLEGALEQGVVEDGDELACATSVFSDGIDTVSRVRADAEAHTGIYDLFAKSRADPEVVKSVLEVAIELGKKGQKGKPVGALFVVGDAGKVMNKSRPLSYNPFEKSHVHVGDPIVNVMLKEFSRLDGAFIISDAGKIVSAYRYLEPSAEGIDIPKGLGARHMAGGAITRDTNAISIVLSESDGLVRAFKAGELILEVDPEAY